The Gemmatimonas sp. genome includes a window with the following:
- a CDS encoding cytochrome d ubiquinol oxidase subunit II, with product MSAAVATELTWTLPHAVAGTMVLSLNAYVLLGGADFGGGVWDLFARGKDRDAQRVLIADAIGPIWEANHVWLILVVVLLFSCFPKAFAHLATELHIPITVMLVGIVLRGSAFTFRTYDSKRDHVQRRWGRIFSVASLLTPVILGVCLGTVASGAVPIRSIEVLRTVTFVERFIDPWARSPFPWAVGLLTLALFAFLAASYLTVEATDDRMRDLFKRRAQQSQVALLVLAATTLVIARAENPLLFQGLTQGRTALTMHAVTSVAAATSFWALATRRFQVARLAAAAQASFLLWGWAWTQYPWMLPPDRTITALAAPRVTLQLTLGTLAVGTMILLPSFVYLFRVFKTREGGE from the coding sequence ATGTCGGCGGCCGTCGCCACCGAGCTCACCTGGACACTGCCGCACGCGGTTGCCGGCACCATGGTGCTTTCGCTCAACGCGTACGTGTTGCTGGGTGGCGCGGATTTCGGTGGCGGTGTGTGGGATCTTTTCGCGCGCGGGAAGGATCGTGACGCGCAGCGCGTGCTGATCGCCGACGCCATCGGTCCGATCTGGGAAGCAAACCACGTGTGGCTGATTCTCGTGGTCGTGCTGCTCTTCTCGTGCTTTCCCAAGGCGTTCGCGCACCTCGCGACGGAGCTGCATATCCCGATCACGGTGATGCTGGTTGGCATCGTACTGCGCGGGTCGGCGTTCACCTTCCGTACCTACGACAGCAAACGCGACCACGTGCAGCGCCGGTGGGGCCGGATCTTTTCGGTGGCGAGTTTGCTCACGCCCGTCATTCTCGGCGTCTGTCTCGGCACCGTCGCCAGTGGCGCGGTGCCGATCCGGTCCATCGAGGTCCTGCGTACCGTCACCTTCGTCGAACGGTTCATCGATCCGTGGGCGCGCTCTCCCTTTCCATGGGCCGTGGGGCTGCTCACGCTCGCGTTATTCGCGTTCCTGGCCGCCTCATACCTCACGGTGGAGGCGACCGACGACCGGATGCGTGATCTGTTCAAACGCCGGGCGCAGCAATCGCAGGTCGCGTTGCTGGTGCTCGCGGCCACCACGCTGGTGATCGCCCGCGCCGAGAATCCACTGCTCTTCCAAGGGCTCACACAGGGGCGGACGGCGCTGACGATGCACGCGGTCACGAGCGTCGCGGCGGCCACGTCGTTCTGGGCGCTGGCGACGCGACGCTTTCAGGTGGCCCGCCTGGCCGCTGCCGCGCAGGCCAGCTTCCTCCTCTGGGGATGGGCGTGGACGCAGTATCCGTGGATGCTGCCGCCGGATCGCACCATCACCGCCTTGGCGGCCCCGCGTGTGACGTTGCAGTTGACGCTTGGTACATTGGCGGTGGGCACCATGATTCTGCTGCCGAGTTTCGTCTACTTGTTTCGCGTCTTCAAGACTCGGGAAGGCGGCGAGTAG
- a CDS encoding L-aspartate oxidase has product MTDRIRTRFLVIGSGVAGLHAAWRASAHGPVTVLTKRTLFDSATAYAQGGIAAALGAGDSPDLHRQDTLAAGAALCDAEAVQVLVEEGPARVRELQAAGARFDLDPDGDFKLGKEAAHSRHRIVHAHGDQTGAEVARTLVAKVRESPNIQVVEMARVLDLLLLHDEEGVQCAGVRASIAGRAVEIVADATVLATGGCGQIYRYTTNPQVATGDGFAIAHRAGARLADMEFVQFHPTALDTPENPLALISEAVRGEGAILLNGRGQRFMPKRHRLAELAPRDVVAREIFREQQQYGTVFLDATKLGAEFATRFPGILAICRARGIDPVHEPIPVTPAAHYMMGGVMTDLAGRSSIARLYAVGEVARTGVHGANRLASNSLLEGLVFAERVARDMVETPTDLPVPEPTDWEVPSLDDRGAAQVAADEIRELMWTYASIARTAPGLRRCLAALQQIGERLPPGATEERNLHTTATLVTEASLMRKESRGGHFRSDFPKTRRKWQDRHITW; this is encoded by the coding sequence ATGACTGACCGGATCCGCACGCGGTTCCTTGTTATTGGCAGTGGAGTCGCAGGACTTCATGCTGCCTGGCGCGCCTCGGCTCATGGACCGGTGACGGTCCTCACCAAGCGCACCCTCTTCGATTCCGCGACGGCGTATGCCCAGGGGGGCATCGCGGCCGCCTTAGGCGCTGGAGACTCGCCCGACCTGCACCGACAGGATACGCTCGCCGCGGGAGCAGCGCTGTGCGACGCCGAAGCCGTACAGGTGTTGGTTGAGGAAGGACCGGCCCGTGTGCGCGAGTTGCAGGCGGCCGGAGCCCGCTTCGACCTCGATCCCGATGGCGATTTCAAGCTCGGGAAGGAGGCGGCCCACTCACGTCACCGCATTGTGCATGCCCACGGCGACCAAACCGGGGCGGAAGTGGCCCGGACGCTGGTAGCCAAGGTACGTGAGTCACCGAATATCCAAGTGGTCGAGATGGCACGGGTGCTCGACCTGCTGCTCCTTCACGATGAAGAGGGGGTGCAGTGCGCCGGCGTTCGTGCCAGCATCGCCGGACGCGCCGTGGAAATCGTCGCCGACGCTACGGTGCTGGCCACGGGTGGTTGCGGCCAGATTTATCGGTACACCACGAACCCGCAGGTGGCCACCGGCGACGGCTTTGCCATCGCCCATCGGGCCGGGGCCCGGTTGGCGGACATGGAATTCGTGCAGTTCCATCCCACCGCGCTCGACACGCCTGAGAATCCGCTGGCCCTCATTTCCGAGGCGGTGCGCGGCGAAGGGGCCATCCTGTTGAATGGACGCGGGCAGCGCTTCATGCCCAAGCGCCATCGGTTGGCCGAACTGGCCCCGCGCGATGTCGTGGCTCGCGAGATTTTCCGCGAGCAGCAGCAGTACGGCACGGTGTTCCTCGATGCCACCAAGCTCGGCGCCGAGTTCGCGACGCGCTTTCCGGGCATCCTCGCGATCTGCCGCGCCCGCGGCATCGATCCGGTACACGAGCCGATACCCGTCACGCCGGCCGCCCACTACATGATGGGCGGGGTCATGACCGACCTCGCCGGCCGATCCAGCATCGCGCGGCTGTATGCCGTGGGCGAAGTGGCCCGCACCGGTGTGCACGGCGCCAACCGCCTCGCGTCCAACTCGTTGCTGGAAGGGCTGGTGTTCGCCGAGCGCGTGGCCCGCGACATGGTGGAGACACCGACCGACTTGCCGGTGCCCGAGCCCACCGATTGGGAAGTGCCGTCGCTCGACGATCGTGGCGCCGCACAGGTGGCCGCCGACGAGATCCGCGAGCTCATGTGGACCTACGCGTCGATCGCCCGCACCGCGCCCGGCCTGCGCCGCTGTCTTGCCGCCTTGCAGCAAATCGGCGAGCGACTGCCACCCGGCGCCACCGAAGAGCGGAATCTGCACACCACCGCCACGCTCGTGACGGAAGCCTCGCTCATGCGCAAGGAGTCGCGTGGAGGGCACTTCCGGAGCGATTTTCCGAAGACCCGCCGGAAGTGGCAGGACCGACATATCACGTGGTAA
- a CDS encoding PEP-CTERM sorting domain-containing protein, giving the protein MIRSTRALAVPFALLAALSTVATRAQAQITTWSDRTAFVNAVGAVTTENFLGNAAFPLGSTLNSLSSYNVGSWNQVLPGAIKAGVTYSVSSGPLLIDAGGGFDGGFLVGMFNNYGTVGPLTATFDGAVQGFGFLTNYLMGSQFDVIIAFRNGSTSSQLGINNENGLQFFGFSSENQDIASVTIGGNGSQGFNFALDDFTFSANAMPSTSVPEPSTFALMAAGGLVMAGVARRRKQA; this is encoded by the coding sequence GTGATCCGCTCCACCCGCGCCCTTGCCGTCCCGTTCGCGCTGCTCGCCGCGCTGTCTACCGTGGCCACCCGCGCGCAGGCGCAGATCACCACCTGGTCCGACCGCACGGCGTTCGTGAATGCCGTCGGCGCTGTGACCACGGAGAACTTCCTCGGTAACGCCGCCTTCCCGCTCGGTTCGACGTTGAACTCGCTGAGTTCGTACAACGTCGGATCGTGGAATCAGGTGCTCCCCGGTGCCATCAAGGCCGGCGTGACCTACTCCGTGTCGAGCGGCCCGTTGCTGATCGATGCCGGCGGCGGCTTCGACGGTGGGTTCCTTGTCGGAATGTTCAACAACTACGGCACGGTCGGACCGCTCACGGCGACCTTCGACGGCGCCGTGCAGGGCTTCGGATTCCTCACGAACTACCTGATGGGTAGCCAATTCGACGTGATCATCGCCTTCCGGAATGGCTCGACCAGCAGCCAGCTCGGCATCAACAACGAGAACGGCCTGCAGTTCTTCGGCTTCTCCAGCGAGAACCAGGACATCGCCAGCGTCACCATTGGCGGCAACGGCTCGCAGGGATTCAACTTCGCCCTCGACGACTTCACGTTTAGCGCGAACGCGATGCCGAGCACCAGCGTGCCGGAGCCGAGCACGTTCGCGCTGATGGCGGCCGGCGGACTGGTGATGGCCGGTGTGGCTCGTCGCCGTAAGCAGGCGTAG
- a CDS encoding cytochrome ubiquinol oxidase subunit I, protein MTDLLFARSQMAMSLAFHIIFAVVGVGMPALMVIAEWRWLTSRDPVHLELAKRWAKGTAILFAVGAVSGTVLSFELGLLWPTFMEHAGAVIGMPFSLEGFAFFTEAIFLGIYLYAWKRIPPRAHFAAGVVVAVSGALSGAFVVCANAWMNAPAGFRMVNGHVTDVDPVAAMFNAAAPSQIVHMTLASFAATGFAVAGIHAFALRRGTPHRAFHRAALQIALWVGLPAALVQPLSGDWSARSVAERQPVKLAAMEGHLRTGPAAFVIGGWPNAETLEHTGAIEIPGALSFLLHGDRTAVVKGVDAVPPDERPPLAIVHLAFQIMIACGSIMAALSVWGAWRWWRRTRGSGSALPDDRRFLTALVLAGPLGFIALEAGWTVTEVGRQPWIVQGILRTADAVTPMPGLVVSFVLFSALYIGLAVTVVFLLWRQIIKTGVSQTSMGLTSELPIPTPGSTASYQTP, encoded by the coding sequence GTGACCGACCTGCTTTTTGCCCGCTCGCAGATGGCCATGTCGCTGGCCTTCCACATCATCTTCGCGGTGGTGGGGGTGGGCATGCCCGCGCTCATGGTCATCGCCGAGTGGCGGTGGCTTACGTCGCGCGACCCGGTGCACCTCGAACTGGCCAAGCGATGGGCCAAAGGCACGGCGATTCTGTTTGCCGTCGGTGCCGTCTCGGGTACCGTGCTGTCGTTCGAACTCGGTCTCCTCTGGCCCACGTTCATGGAACACGCCGGGGCCGTGATCGGCATGCCATTCTCGCTCGAAGGTTTCGCGTTCTTCACCGAAGCCATCTTCCTTGGCATCTACCTGTACGCGTGGAAGCGCATTCCGCCGCGCGCGCACTTCGCGGCTGGTGTGGTGGTCGCGGTCAGTGGTGCCCTCAGCGGCGCGTTCGTGGTGTGCGCCAATGCCTGGATGAACGCGCCGGCCGGCTTTCGTATGGTGAACGGACACGTCACCGATGTCGATCCGGTGGCGGCCATGTTCAACGCCGCCGCACCGTCGCAGATCGTGCACATGACGCTGGCCTCGTTCGCGGCTACCGGGTTCGCCGTGGCGGGTATTCATGCGTTCGCGCTGCGTCGCGGCACACCGCATCGAGCCTTTCATCGCGCGGCCCTGCAGATCGCGTTGTGGGTGGGCCTTCCCGCCGCGCTGGTGCAGCCGCTGTCGGGTGACTGGAGTGCGCGCAGCGTCGCGGAGCGGCAGCCGGTGAAGCTGGCGGCGATGGAAGGTCATCTAAGAACGGGACCGGCCGCCTTCGTGATCGGTGGCTGGCCCAACGCCGAAACGCTGGAGCACACGGGGGCGATCGAGATTCCCGGTGCGCTGTCGTTCCTGCTGCATGGAGATCGCACCGCCGTCGTGAAGGGCGTGGACGCGGTGCCGCCCGATGAGCGCCCGCCGCTGGCCATCGTGCATCTCGCCTTTCAAATCATGATTGCCTGCGGCTCGATCATGGCGGCGCTGTCGGTGTGGGGCGCGTGGCGCTGGTGGCGCCGTACGCGGGGCAGTGGGAGCGCGCTCCCCGACGACCGTCGGTTCCTTACGGCACTCGTGTTGGCCGGCCCGCTTGGCTTCATCGCCCTCGAAGCCGGATGGACGGTCACTGAGGTCGGGCGGCAGCCGTGGATTGTGCAGGGCATCCTGCGCACCGCCGATGCCGTCACGCCGATGCCCGGACTCGTGGTGTCGTTCGTACTGTTCTCCGCGTTGTACATCGGTTTGGCGGTCACCGTGGTGTTCCTGCTCTGGCGTCAGATCATCAAGACGGGTGTGTCGCAGACCTCGATGGGTCTCACCTCCGAACTGCCGATTCCGACGCCGGGATCGACCGCGAGCTACCAAACGCCGTGA
- the nadC gene encoding carboxylating nicotinate-nucleotide diphosphorylase — protein sequence MSAFHPPLRPTPSNGLPAMTPRTITPLGTRAVQPSTLAFPLSDADLAAQVRVALQEDQAFNDVSTLATVVSSRHVRSAIVARRDGVIAGVPLAVEAFRQLDSAVTIRVEAEDGTRVKAGDFVMHISGHARGMLSAERTALNYLQHLSGIATMTCRFVDAVAGTSVQILDTRKTTPGWRALEKYAVRAGGGTNHRLDLRSGVLIKDNHLAAIGGDIAMAVTRARGLAMSGTAIEVECDTLDQVDAAIAAGADWVLLDNMSLEQLREAVERCRGKVITEASGGVTLDTVRRIAETGVDRISVGALTHSAPALDLGLDFDGL from the coding sequence ATGAGTGCCTTCCACCCGCCCCTGCGTCCCACGCCGTCGAACGGGTTGCCCGCGATGACGCCCCGGACGATCACACCGCTCGGGACTCGCGCGGTGCAGCCTTCGACGCTGGCATTTCCGCTGTCCGATGCGGACCTGGCAGCGCAGGTTCGGGTGGCACTGCAGGAAGATCAGGCGTTCAACGATGTGTCCACGCTGGCGACGGTCGTCAGCAGTCGTCATGTGCGGAGCGCAATCGTGGCGCGGCGCGACGGCGTGATTGCCGGCGTCCCCCTCGCGGTCGAAGCATTCCGTCAGCTGGACAGTGCGGTCACGATACGCGTGGAAGCCGAGGACGGCACCCGCGTGAAGGCGGGCGATTTTGTTATGCACATCAGCGGACATGCGCGTGGCATGCTGTCAGCCGAGCGCACGGCGCTCAACTATCTGCAGCACCTGTCGGGGATCGCCACGATGACCTGTCGCTTCGTCGATGCCGTGGCCGGTACGTCGGTGCAGATCCTCGACACGCGCAAGACCACGCCCGGCTGGCGCGCGCTCGAGAAGTACGCCGTGCGCGCCGGTGGTGGCACCAATCACCGCCTGGATCTGCGCAGCGGTGTGCTGATCAAGGACAATCATCTTGCCGCGATCGGTGGCGACATTGCGATGGCGGTGACGCGCGCCCGTGGGCTGGCGATGAGCGGGACGGCGATCGAAGTCGAGTGCGACACCCTCGACCAGGTCGATGCGGCAATCGCCGCCGGCGCCGATTGGGTGTTGCTCGACAACATGTCGCTCGAGCAGCTGCGCGAAGCCGTGGAGCGGTGCCGCGGTAAGGTGATCACCGAAGCGTCTGGTGGCGTCACGCTCGACACGGTGCGTCGCATCGCGGAGACGGGCGTGGATCGCATCTCCGTCGGCGCGCTCACGCATTCTGCACCGGCGCTCGATCTCGGTCTCGATTTCGACGGTCTATAA
- the fahA gene encoding fumarylacetoacetase — MSIDPTNDPTLRSWVQTANLRGADFPIQNLPFGIFRRAGTREAPRVGVAIGAAILDVAACLAAGLFDEDGDARHAATACAMPTLNELMSRGALARRALRNAISALLADTAPVHQRQIAEHALVLQADAELFLPAQIGDYTDFYASVHHATNVGSMFRPDNPLLPNYKWVPIGYHGRASSIVVSGTPVRRPMGQRKGPTDDVPSVGPSRLLDYELELAAFVGTGNALGVSIPMEQANEHLFGLCLLNDWSARDIQAWEYQPLGPFLAKNFASTISPWVVTLEALEPFRMPLAPRAEGDPDPLPHLTSADDRAKGGFGITVETWLRTTRMRDGGEPAVRLTQGQATDLYWSMAQLLVHHASSGCNLRPGDLLGSGTISGPAKASRGCLLELTWRGAEPLELPNGETRRFLEDGDELEITAFAEREGAVRIGFGRCVGMILPAQ; from the coding sequence ATGTCGATCGATCCAACCAACGATCCCACCCTTCGCTCCTGGGTGCAGACGGCCAATCTGCGCGGTGCGGATTTCCCGATTCAAAATTTGCCGTTCGGCATCTTCCGTCGAGCTGGCACCCGTGAAGCACCACGTGTCGGCGTGGCCATCGGCGCCGCCATCCTCGACGTGGCGGCCTGTCTGGCCGCCGGACTGTTCGACGAAGACGGCGACGCGCGCCATGCGGCGACGGCGTGCGCTATGCCGACGCTCAACGAGCTGATGTCGCGCGGTGCGCTGGCCCGTCGTGCGCTGCGAAATGCCATCTCGGCGCTGCTCGCGGACACCGCGCCGGTGCATCAGCGGCAAATCGCGGAGCATGCGCTGGTGCTGCAGGCCGACGCCGAGCTGTTCCTGCCAGCGCAGATCGGCGACTACACCGACTTCTATGCATCGGTGCATCACGCCACCAACGTCGGGTCGATGTTTCGCCCCGACAACCCGCTGCTGCCGAACTACAAGTGGGTGCCCATCGGCTATCATGGGCGCGCCTCCAGCATCGTGGTGTCGGGCACGCCCGTGCGTCGCCCGATGGGTCAGCGCAAAGGCCCCACCGACGACGTACCGTCGGTCGGACCCTCGCGCCTCCTCGACTACGAACTCGAGCTCGCAGCGTTCGTGGGCACCGGCAACGCGCTCGGCGTATCGATCCCGATGGAGCAGGCCAACGAGCATCTGTTCGGTCTGTGCTTGCTGAACGATTGGTCGGCCCGCGACATTCAGGCCTGGGAGTATCAGCCGCTGGGTCCGTTCCTCGCCAAGAATTTCGCGAGCACGATCAGTCCGTGGGTGGTCACACTCGAGGCACTCGAGCCGTTCCGGATGCCATTGGCGCCGCGCGCCGAGGGCGATCCGGATCCGCTGCCGCATCTCACCAGTGCCGACGACCGCGCGAAAGGTGGGTTTGGTATTACGGTGGAGACCTGGCTGCGCACGACGCGCATGCGTGACGGCGGCGAACCGGCTGTGCGGCTCACGCAGGGACAGGCCACCGATCTGTACTGGTCGATGGCACAGCTGCTGGTGCATCACGCCAGCAGTGGCTGCAACCTCCGCCCCGGTGACCTGCTGGGCAGCGGCACGATCTCTGGTCCGGCCAAAGCGAGCCGGGGCTGTCTGCTCGAACTCACGTGGCGGGGGGCTGAGCCGCTCGAGCTGCCCAACGGGGAGACGCGCCGCTTTTTGGAAGACGGAGACGAGCTGGAGATCACGGCCTTCGCCGAGCGCGAGGGAGCCGTGCGCATCGGCTTTGGACGCTGCGTGGGGATGATCCTGCCGGCGCAGTGA
- the nadA gene encoding quinolinate synthase NadA, with protein MTILEAHYDPALAEEIRALAKERNAVILAHNYERPEIQDVADFVGDSLGLSREAAKTEADVIVFCGVHFMAETAAILSPQKTVLLPDLAAGCSLASTINAEQLRSWKAQHPGAVVVAYVNTTAEVKAESDYCCTSGNAVEVVNAIPADKEILFLPDMFLGAHVRRESRRENIHVWLGECHVHAGIDPEHISNMRAQHPGAEFLIHPECGCATPVVEAISAGAIDADNVHILSTEGMIKRPSQTDQDTFIVATEIGILHRLRRANPTKHFIAANDRAQCAYMKVTTLPKVRDALLHMQHRITVPDDIAARARISIERMVSIGGNSGVSPFGPEDPGE; from the coding sequence ATGACGATTTTAGAGGCCCACTACGATCCCGCCCTCGCCGAAGAAATCCGCGCCCTCGCCAAGGAGCGGAATGCGGTGATTCTCGCCCACAACTACGAGCGTCCGGAAATTCAGGACGTCGCCGACTTCGTGGGGGACTCGCTGGGGTTGTCACGCGAGGCCGCGAAGACGGAGGCCGACGTGATCGTGTTCTGCGGGGTGCACTTCATGGCCGAAACGGCGGCGATTCTGTCGCCGCAGAAAACGGTGCTGCTTCCCGACCTTGCCGCCGGCTGCTCGTTGGCCAGCACGATCAACGCCGAACAGTTGCGGTCGTGGAAGGCGCAGCATCCGGGGGCGGTCGTCGTGGCGTACGTGAACACGACCGCCGAAGTGAAGGCCGAAAGCGACTATTGCTGCACGTCGGGCAACGCGGTCGAAGTGGTGAACGCGATTCCGGCCGACAAGGAAATTCTGTTTCTCCCCGACATGTTTCTGGGCGCGCATGTGCGCCGCGAATCGCGTCGCGAGAACATCCATGTGTGGCTCGGCGAGTGTCACGTCCACGCCGGCATCGATCCCGAACACATCTCGAATATGCGCGCGCAGCATCCCGGCGCCGAGTTCCTGATTCACCCGGAGTGTGGCTGTGCCACGCCGGTGGTGGAAGCGATCAGCGCTGGCGCCATTGACGCCGACAACGTGCACATTCTCTCCACCGAGGGCATGATCAAACGTCCGAGCCAGACCGATCAGGACACGTTCATCGTGGCCACCGAGATCGGCATTCTGCACCGGCTACGCCGCGCCAATCCCACCAAGCACTTCATTGCCGCGAACGATCGTGCGCAGTGCGCGTATATGAAAGTGACGACGCTGCCGAAGGTGCGCGACGCGCTCCTGCATATGCAGCATCGAATCACGGTGCCGGATGATATCGCCGCCCGCGCTCGCATTTCGATCGAGCGCATGGTGTCGATCGGCGGCAATTCCGGCGTGAGTCCCTTTGGCCCCGAGGATCCCGGCGAATGA